The genomic segment AACAGCGCAGTCGAGAGCACCGGCACCAACGCCACGATGATCCAGACCGCGATCAGGGCAATAAGATAGACGAGGGAATATCGCAACAACCGGAAGTACGGCACTCCGGTCACGCCCGAGGCCACGTAGAGGTTGAGCCCATAGGGTGGCGTGATGAAGCCGATCGAGGCGCCCACCAGGAACACGACCGCGAACTGCACCGGCTCAACCCCCACCGAGTGCGCGACGGGTGCGAGGATAGGAGCCAGGATGATCGTCACCGGAAGGCTTTCCAGCACCATCCCGAGCACGAAGACGATCGCCATCGAGGTGAAGAGCACGGCGTGATAGCCGCCCATGGATGTCACGAACCCCCCGATCACTTCCTGTGCGCCGAGGACCGAAAGGATTTGCTGCATGACAACCGACACGGCGATCAGCGGCGCGAGAATTCCGGTGATCTGAGCCGAACGCATGGTGATCGACGGAAGCTCCAGCGGCCCGAACCCGCGCACCACCAGCATCTGCGAGATCGACTTTTCGGCTACGTCCTTGTCCCGGTCATCCTTCCCGACGATGAGCCGGTGCAGTGGCAGGCAGAGGAAGCCCACAATCACGCAGAATCCCACTGTGACCCCTGCCGCCTCGGTAGGGGAGAACTTGCCGGTGTAGATGCCCCAGAGCACAAGGCCGATGGCGAAGAAGCCCAACCACGCACCGACAGCCGTCTTGATCACGCGCAGTGGGCTCAGTGCGATCAGGTAACCCCAGCCGTTCTTCCAGCACACGAGGAAGCAGGCGACCATCATCCCGCCCACCATCATGGTGCCGGGAATGATGCCGGCGACGAAGAGGTCGGAGATCGGCAGGTTGAGAAGGAAGCCGTAAACAATGAAAATGATCGAGGGCGGGATGATGATACCGACCGTGCCGCCCGCCGCGGCGGTGGCGGCCGAGAAGCGTTCGTCATAGCCGCCTTTCACCATCTCGGGATGCAACATCGAGCCGATCGTCGCGGTCGTGGCCGAGTTGGAGCCGGAAATCGCGGCGAAAAGCCCGCAGGCGCCCAGCGACGCCATCGCCAGCCCGCCCCGGATCCAGCCGAGGCACGAATAGGCGAAATCGCTGAGCCTTCGGGCAATGCCGGAACGATTGATCAGGTCACCGGTCAGAATG from the Roseovarius indicus genome contains:
- a CDS encoding TRAP transporter large permease, producing MSDPAIITLISLGVTFLFMLGVPVFLVIGYWVLGMSFLLEMPLDNIGAALADVFTDGFALLAMPLFILTGDLINRSGIARRLSDFAYSCLGWIRGGLAMASLGACGLFAAISGSNSATTATIGSMLHPEMVKGGYDERFSAATAAAGGTVGIIIPPSIIFIVYGFLLNLPISDLFVAGIIPGTMMVGGMMVACFLVCWKNGWGYLIALSPLRVIKTAVGAWLGFFAIGLVLWGIYTGKFSPTEAAGVTVGFCVIVGFLCLPLHRLIVGKDDRDKDVAEKSISQMLVVRGFGPLELPSITMRSAQITGILAPLIAVSVVMQQILSVLGAQEVIGGFVTSMGGYHAVLFTSMAIVFVLGMVLESLPVTIILAPILAPVAHSVGVEPVQFAVVFLVGASIGFITPPYGLNLYVASGVTGVPYFRLLRYSLVYLIALIAVWIIVALVPVLSTALLPQR